Proteins encoded by one window of Vigna radiata var. radiata cultivar VC1973A chromosome 5, Vradiata_ver6, whole genome shotgun sequence:
- the LOC106759803 gene encoding polyol transporter 5: protein MDEGKAAAQKSVQTFDPQKAPKRNKFAFACAILASMTSILLGYDVGVMSGAVIYIKRDLKLTDVQIEIVVGIINLYCLIGSCLAGRTSDWIGRRYTIVVAGGIFFAGAILMGFSPNYPFLMFARFVAGVGIGYALMIAPVYTAEVSPPSCRGFLTSFPEVFVNGGILLGYISNYCFSKLPLHLGWRMMLGVGAVPSVILAVGVLAMPESPRWLVMRGRLGEATKVLNKMSDSPQEAQLRLADIKAAAGIPEDCNDDVVQVTNQNSGGEGVWKELILYPTPAVRHILISALGLHFFQQASGIDAVVLYSPEIFKKAGLESDAEQLLATVAVGFAKTVFILVATFLLDRVGRRPLLLTSVGGMVFSLLTLGVSLTIIDRSRAVMKWAIGLSIAMVLSYVSTFSVGAGPITWVYSSEIFPLRLRAQGAAMGVVVNRVTSGVISMTFLSLSDKITIGGAFFIFGGIAMCGWIFFFTMLPETQGKTLEETEGSFGKFLAWSKSKGNKDCENNAEIQLAN, encoded by the exons ATGGACGAGGGCAAAGCAGCAGCTCAGAAATCTGTTCAGACTTTTGATCCTCAAAAGGCCCCCAAAAGGAACAAGTTTGCTTTCGCTTGTGCCATATTGGCTTCCATGACTTCCATATTACTTGGCTATG ACGTTGGGGTGATGAGTGGAGCGGTGATATATATAAAGAGGGACCTGAAACTGACGGACGTGCAAATCGAGATCGTGGTAGGAATCATCAACCTTTACTGTCTGATTGGTTCGTGTCTCGCCGGGAGAACCTCGGATTGGATCGGTCGGCGTTACACGATCGTTGTGGCTGGAGGCATCTTCTTCGCCGGAGCCATCCTGATGGGATTCTCTCCAAACTATCCCTTTTTGATGTTCGCGCGGTTTGTGGCGGGCGTGGGCATCGGTTATGCTCTGATGATTGCTCCGGTCTACACGGCGGAAGTGTCCCCTCCTTCGTGTCGTGGTTTTTTGACCTCCTTCCCCGAG GTATTCGTGAATGGAGGGATATTACTGGGATACATATCAAACTACTGCTTTTCGAAGCTCCCACTTCACCTGGGATGGAGGATGATGCTGGGAGTGGGGGCGGTGCCTTCGGTGATCCTGGCGGTGGGAGTGTTAGCCATGCCGGAGTCACCACGATGGCTGGTCATGAGAGGTAGGCTCGGCGAAGCTACAAAAGTTCTCAACAAAATGTCCGACTCTCCCCAAGAGGCTCAGCTCAGGCTAGCAGATATCAAAGCCGCGGCTGGGATCCCGGAGGACTGCAACGACGACGTCGTTCAAGTGACCAACCAGAATAGCGGTGGTGAGGGTGTATGGAAAGAGCTAATCCTTTACCCTACACCCGCGGTGCGTCACATCCTCATCTCCGCTCTGGGCCTCCACTTCTTCCAACAGGCTTCCGGCATAGACGCCGTGGTGCTGTACAGCCCCGAGATTTTCAAAAAGGCTGGCCTGGAATCCGACGCCGAGCAGCTTCTGGCGACCGTGGCCGTTGGATTCGCCAAGACCGTTTTCATCTTGGTGGCTACGTTTTTGTTGGATCGGGTCGGGCGTAGGCCCTTGTTATTGACCAGCGTTGGCGGTATGGTCTTCTCGCTTCTCACGCTGGGCGTAAGCCTCACCATCATTGATCGGTCACGCGCCGTGATGAAATGGGCCATTGGCCTGAGTATAGCGATGGTTTTGTCCTACGTGTCGACGTTCTCCGTTGGGGCGGGTCCCATAACGTGGGTGTACAGCTCGGAGATCTTCCCGTTGAGGCTACGCGCCCAGGGTGCGGCTATGGGAGTTGTGGTGAATAGGGTGACGAGTGGAGTTATCTCAATGACGTTCTTGTCCCTGTCTGATAAGATCACTATTGGTGGGGCCTTCTTCATCTTCGGGGGAATCGCGATGTGTGGATGGATCTTTTTCTTTACCATGCTCCCCGAAACACAGGGCAAGACCCTTGAGGAAACCGAAGGGTCTTTTGGTAAATTCTTGGCATGGTCCAAAAGCAAGGGTAATAAGGACTGTGAGAACAATGCAGAGATACAATTGGCGAATTAG